The Psychrobacillus sp. FSL K6-2836 nucleotide sequence GATAGTAAAGACTTACCCAATTTATCTCTTGCACCTTTATCGTGAAAAAAGCCTTTGGCTGATTGAAGGATTTGACTTAAAGGAAGAGAATAGGGGGATTTTTCCTGTCGACAATCTCACCAATGTCGAACCATACCCTACGAAAAAAAGATTAAGTAAGAAAAATATTTTAGAAAAACTAAGTAAGCAGGAAGAAGTGATCAACCTTGTCCTTGAACTTGGTCCAAAGGCAATTGCCCAGTTCAAAAAATACCATCCTATAAAAGTTTCAATTTCCTATACAAATCCTTACCAAACTACAGCCATTCTAAAGACTTTTATCAATGTTTATAATTCAGGAGAATTGGCCGAAATAACAAATTGGCTGCTTTTCCTAGGTGAGGATATCAAGGTCAGGGAAGTGCCAGAAGAAGTCTTAGAAGGTTTACATGAGAGAGTATGTTTATTCTTCCCTTAAGCAATGCGGTTAAAAGCCAAATAATTTTGAGCTTGGCCAATTGCAGTGCATCTCTATTTTGCACACATAGGGTATATACTTCTGATTAGTGTAAATGCTTTGAGAAGTTAATAGCATTTTTTCAGTACTGTTCTTTATTGAATTTCTAGTAAATTCATTTTAACAAAAAAGGTAAAAACCTCATTTAGATGCGTTACGGTGAACCCTATCATAAGTAAGTGATATTTTTACTTTATATTTATTAAATTAGATATGCATACAAAACTAAAGCCGATTTTCTGAGCAAACAGAAAATCGGCTTTTACAAATCGCTTACGGATTTTTTCGCAGTACTTTAAATATTTTCTAAGATTTTATATTGAACTTGTGTAATTTAATCAGGAAAAACAGAATCGTCTATTCGGCATAATTTATGTACATAGTAAAACACTAAGAAAGTCTTAAGAATTGGTGTGTGTGTTTGTTAAGATTTAAATAGTATCATATTCTTATACGAATCCTCAGGGGTGATCACATAAGCCAAAAGAGATGGAGGAATGAATGTAGTTGAACATTTTGATTTGTGATGATGATAAAGAAATCGTTAGGGCGATTAGCGTTTATTTAGAAAATGAGGGATATCAAGTATTCAAAGCTTACGATGGGATAGAGGCAATCGATCTTATTCGAGATCATGTAATTCACCTAATTATTATGGATATAATGATGCCAAAAATGGATGGGATTACGGCAACGATGAAGATTCGACAAGATAATATGATTCCGTTAATTATACTTTCTGCCAAGTCTGAGGATCATGACAAAATACTCGGGTTAAATATCGGAGCAGATGATTATATGGGCAAGCCGTTTAATCCATTAGAACTTGTGGCTAGAGTGAAATCACAGCTAAGAAGGTATACGACATTTGGGAGTCTTGAGGTGAGTGGTTATGTACTTCAAACGGGCGGGCTCATGATTGATGATGAACAGAAGATCATTACTGTTGATAATCAAGAGGTTTATTTGACACCAGTGCAGTATAAAATTTTAAAGCTTCTCACAGCAAATGCTGGGAGAGTATTCACAATTGAAGAGATTTATGAAAAGGTATGGAATGAAAGGGCCATTAATCCAGAGAATACGGTTTCGGTTCATATTCGAAAGATTCGAGAAAAAATTGAAATAAATCCGAAAGAGCCGAAGTATTTAAAAGTTGTATGGGGAGTTGGGTATAAAGTTGAGAAATATTAGTCATGCAATCATTACGAAAGTGATTGTGTTTTTGATCGCCGTCGTTTGTTTAACTGGTACGACGAAGGCAATTATCAACATGGAATTTAATGAGGTTCATCTTAGTAGTATAAATCAAGATAATTATTTTGAAAGCCGAGCATTCGCTGATGAAAGTTACAGCATTATTGCCTCCTTAGCGCAATTAATCGGAAAATATAAAAGTGAAGAACATATTTTAAGTGGTAAGACACTAACTGAAGAAGATGATAGAGAAATTAATGAAAATTTATATAATGATTTCCGGTATTCATACAGATATAATCCGAATTTGAGTGAAGTGGAAAATGAGCGCATATATCAAGAAGAATATGCAGATAACATAAATCTTAAAAAAGCCGAAAGAATGAGTGAGCAGGTAAGAGAATTTTATCGGTTACTCGGAACACTAGAAGCACATGAAGGAATCACATATTATGCGAGTGATGGTGAACATGTATTCTCTAATAATGAACTAAATAAGAAAGAGCAATTTGAATCATATGATGCATATATGCTATTCGAGGATTATCAACAAAAGTTTTACCCAAATGAAGTGAAAGAAAGTCAATACCTTAATTACTTTACAAGCAATGTTGAACAGTTGAATCCACAAACAGACGTCATTTATATAGCGTTTCCAGAATCTTTCTTACAACAAAAAATAGAGGAATGGGAAAAAGACAAACAGATTGCCAAACGTTATTTTTATGAATTCATTGTATTTCTAGCAGGATTTATTTTATCTTTTGTTTATTTGATTATTGTTATTGGAAGAACCTCATTTAAAGATAAAGAGATTCATTTTCATGTCGTTGACAAACTATATAATGATCTCAAAATTGTGATAGCCGTTTGTTTACCAGCGGTGTGGATAGCGGTGATGCTTGAAGTGTTCTATGATATATACATGCTTCTCACGGCACCTTTTTTTATCATTGTTTTACTAATGATTTTATCGCTCGTAAAGCATATCAAAAATAGAACATTACTTCAGCATACACTCATCTATCAAATTCTCAAAAAGATTTTTATTTTGGTAAAAAGTGTATTTGATAGTGGCAGTATG carries:
- a CDS encoding response regulator transcription factor, with protein sequence MNILICDDDKEIVRAISVYLENEGYQVFKAYDGIEAIDLIRDHVIHLIIMDIMMPKMDGITATMKIRQDNMIPLIILSAKSEDHDKILGLNIGADDYMGKPFNPLELVARVKSQLRRYTTFGSLEVSGYVLQTGGLMIDDEQKIITVDNQEVYLTPVQYKILKLLTANAGRVFTIEEIYEKVWNERAINPENTVSVHIRKIREKIEINPKEPKYLKVVWGVGYKVEKY
- a CDS encoding HAMP domain-containing sensor histidine kinase produces the protein MRNISHAIITKVIVFLIAVVCLTGTTKAIINMEFNEVHLSSINQDNYFESRAFADESYSIIASLAQLIGKYKSEEHILSGKTLTEEDDREINENLYNDFRYSYRYNPNLSEVENERIYQEEYADNINLKKAERMSEQVREFYRLLGTLEAHEGITYYASDGEHVFSNNELNKKEQFESYDAYMLFEDYQQKFYPNEVKESQYLNYFTSNVEQLNPQTDVIYIAFPESFLQQKIEEWEKDKQIAKRYFYEFIVFLAGFILSFVYLIIVIGRTSFKDKEIHFHVVDKLYNDLKIVIAVCLPAVWIAVMLEVFYDIYMLLTAPFFIIVLLMILSLVKHIKNRTLLQHTLIYQILKKIFILVKSVFDSGSMGVKIVLLVIGYPLVVVATFFMFPITMGLAAWFAMKKVKSFNRIKEGVEQIKNGDLHHRIEVDGKGEISRLAVNINSITEGLKKSVDSEIKSDRLKTELITNVSHDIRTPLTSIITYVDLLKIENDPEIIAEYVDVLDQKSKRLKLLTDDLFEAAKASSGSMPVQLERIDIVSLLTQGIGEMGGKIEASSLDFKLAYPTEKVYVKADGKLLWRSIENLFSNIFKYAQPASRVYIDVEDLGNEILVTFKNISAYELNISVDELMERFKRGDESRSSQGSGLGLSIAESLIHIQHGKFLIQVDGDLFKAIIYLPKFPNE